Proteins encoded within one genomic window of Lactococcus garvieae:
- the aroC gene encoding chorismate synthase: protein MRFFTAGESHGPRLTAIIEGLPAGLSLKAEDINVELKRRQGGYGRGGRMKIESDQVEITSGLRHGKTLGSPLTLNVTNRDFSHWTEIMAAEEVDDAIKKQRKLTKPRPGHADLVGGMKYEFEDLRNTLERSSARETTMRVAVGAVAKVLLKNLGIELGNHVVNFGGKDVTEKLSELTVSKIKETAGSNDLSLVDTSRAEEIRSYIDEIKRAGDTIGGIVEVRAENVPAGLGSYVHYDRKLDAKIAAAVVSINAFKGVEFGLGFEAGRRQGSQVMDEILWTEQAGYSRNTNNLGGFEGGMTNGEDLIIRGVMKPIPTLYKPLMSVNTETHEAYKASVERSDPTALPAAGVVMENVVATVLAQEICDKFSSDSFRELQEAFQKYKKRLKNF from the coding sequence ATGCGTTTTTTTACAGCAGGTGAATCACATGGGCCACGCTTGACTGCCATTATTGAAGGACTTCCCGCAGGACTTTCTCTTAAGGCAGAAGATATCAATGTGGAGCTTAAACGTCGTCAAGGTGGTTATGGCCGTGGTGGACGGATGAAGATTGAGTCAGACCAAGTTGAAATAACGAGCGGTCTCCGTCATGGAAAAACCTTAGGAAGCCCTCTGACCCTTAATGTTACCAATCGAGATTTTTCACATTGGACTGAAATTATGGCAGCCGAGGAAGTGGATGATGCCATAAAAAAACAACGTAAGTTGACAAAACCACGTCCTGGACATGCTGATCTCGTGGGTGGGATGAAGTATGAATTTGAAGACCTGCGCAATACACTTGAGCGATCATCAGCAAGGGAAACAACCATGCGTGTAGCTGTTGGTGCAGTGGCTAAAGTTCTATTGAAAAATCTAGGCATCGAATTAGGCAATCATGTTGTTAATTTTGGCGGAAAAGATGTGACGGAGAAGCTCTCGGAATTAACTGTCAGTAAAATCAAAGAAACCGCTGGTTCAAATGATTTGTCTTTAGTTGATACGTCAAGAGCAGAGGAGATTCGTAGCTATATTGATGAAATAAAGAGAGCGGGAGATACAATTGGCGGCATCGTAGAGGTTCGCGCTGAAAATGTACCCGCCGGTCTAGGCTCTTACGTTCATTATGATCGTAAATTAGATGCAAAAATTGCGGCAGCAGTAGTGTCTATAAATGCTTTTAAAGGCGTGGAATTTGGATTAGGATTTGAAGCAGGGCGTCGTCAAGGAAGCCAAGTAATGGACGAAATTCTTTGGACAGAACAAGCAGGCTATAGTCGAAACACAAACAATCTTGGTGGCTTTGAAGGTGGGATGACCAATGGTGAAGATTTGATTATTCGAGGAGTGATGAAACCGATACCTACTTTGTATAAACCACTGATGTCCGTAAATACAGAAACGCATGAAGCTTATAAAGCCAGTGTGGAACGCTCTGATCCAACTGCTTTGCCAGCTGCGGGTGTAGTGATGGAAAATGTGGTTGCTACCGTTTTAGCTCAGGAAATATGTGATAAGTTTTCAAGTGATAGCTTCCGAGAGCTCCAAGAAGCCTTTCAAAAGTACAAAAAACGCTTGAAAAACTTTTAA
- a CDS encoding YxeA family protein, with protein MKKVLFGLLALVVIIGGLGYGWYKSSYGGAERYVKITQDGTKKEGKTDSGERYVDYVYKIPSYDKNGVKKEVTFNAQHNLRKEAYLKLTDNKVKGITSWEEVQQKDVPAQAKDKLN; from the coding sequence ATGAAAAAAGTATTATTTGGTTTACTTGCACTTGTAGTAATAATCGGTGGCCTGGGTTATGGTTGGTATAAGTCAAGTTATGGTGGAGCAGAACGTTATGTCAAAATCACCCAAGACGGTACTAAAAAGGAAGGCAAGACTGATTCAGGGGAACGTTATGTAGATTACGTATACAAAATACCTTCTTACGATAAAAATGGTGTTAAAAAAGAGGTAACTTTTAACGCTCAACACAATTTACGTAAGGAAGCTTACTTAAAATTAACGGATAACAAAGTTAAAGGAATAACAAGCTGGGAAGAAGTTCAACAAAAAGACGTACCAGCTCAAGCAAAAGATAAATTAAATTAA
- a CDS encoding ABC transporter ATP-binding protein, with the protein MLLEVKHIKKVFKTRFSKEETTALADIDFSVEEGEYIAIMGESGSGKTTLLNILSTLEKPTAGQVLLSGKDITAIKDKDISAFRREHLGFVFQDFNLLDTLSVRDNIYLPMVLSKAPVNKMKSRIEALAPKLNIEMLLEKQPFELSGGQKQRVAVARALISKPDLVLADEPTAALDYKNSESLLELFENINDAGQTIIMVTHSSLAASHAKRVLFIKDGMLYHQLYRGEKTSTEFAKEITMSMTSFLGDSTGPSEMEVANNA; encoded by the coding sequence ATGCTATTAGAAGTTAAACACATCAAAAAAGTTTTCAAAACACGTTTTTCAAAAGAAGAAACAACTGCTCTTGCTGATATTGATTTTTCTGTGGAAGAGGGTGAATATATTGCCATTATGGGTGAATCTGGTTCAGGTAAAACAACATTGCTAAATATTTTATCTACATTAGAAAAACCAACAGCAGGACAAGTTTTACTTTCAGGAAAAGATATTACAGCGATCAAAGACAAGGATATTTCAGCCTTCCGTCGTGAACATTTAGGCTTTGTCTTCCAAGATTTTAACCTTTTGGATACTTTGTCAGTAAGAGATAATATCTATCTTCCGATGGTTCTATCTAAAGCACCAGTAAATAAAATGAAATCACGTATAGAAGCCTTAGCTCCTAAATTGAATATCGAGATGCTTTTAGAAAAACAACCTTTTGAGTTATCTGGGGGACAAAAACAGCGGGTTGCTGTGGCACGTGCCTTGATCTCTAAACCAGATCTTGTTTTGGCTGATGAGCCAACAGCAGCTTTAGACTATAAAAATTCTGAGAGCTTGCTTGAGCTTTTTGAAAATATCAATGATGCGGGACAAACTATTATTATGGTTACTCACTCTAGCTTGGCAGCAAGTCATGCTAAACGTGTTCTCTTTATTAAAGACGGGATGCTTTATCACCAACTTTATCGCGGTGAAAAAACTTCAACAGAATTTGCTAAAGAAATTACAATGTCAATGACTTCATTCTTAGGTGATTCAACAGGCCCAAGTGAAATGGAGGTAGCAAACAATGCTTAG
- a CDS encoding FtsX-like permease family protein: MLSFKLAVQNLKKGLKSFAPFIVASVTMFVLLFVTAAIAQSPSLEKMRGGAAVAQLMTFAMWILAIFGAIILIYSYRFLQLQRSSEFGLYDILGLGKKKIALVSFFELVLSYVATVIIGTIVGIAFSKFLFLIFINMIGENQFNLAITPASILTVAAIFLLFFFLLLIIGTFIIWKSSSLDLLREASKGEKEPRSNIFMAMVGLILLIVGYGLAVNVDNPVKALSTFFTAVLAVILGTYFFYISFTVWYLKWRKKRNSYYKPQNFITISSMLYRMKANAVGLANITILLSMTLVTLVVTVGIFLGSTQSVERSYPKEGQYTLYTQEKTGDQMIQTLEEKAKQAGVDISNVSTALSADGLLANGQKEGANSLKIAPMADPKTGIQFSLTTMQTLKNLGEKVDEIFGNQINVLDYFGAHPALKELNWFGTKYEVKSIMANNDLTKYPIMMNIMNPTLIIFPNDQELLQALNTFNTASGNDGQDYQISPAVTVNFDIQEKDQDKLVKAFGDGEHLLSFRTVELKEVKTGIGAFVFIGLVLGISFILGAALIIYYKQLSEGVQDKRSFKILQEVGLSKEQVAKTIKSQVSMIFLLPIAMTIIHFSFAYIMISKIIQVFGIMDSQLILWVSLGTIAGLAFVYWLIYKGTSRVYYNIVEKK, from the coding sequence ATGCTTAGTTTTAAACTGGCAGTCCAAAATTTAAAGAAAGGCCTCAAGTCCTTTGCGCCTTTTATTGTAGCAAGTGTTACCATGTTTGTCTTACTCTTTGTGACAGCAGCCATAGCACAATCTCCGTCTCTAGAAAAGATGAGAGGTGGGGCAGCAGTTGCACAATTGATGACCTTTGCCATGTGGATTTTAGCTATCTTTGGTGCTATCATCCTTATTTATAGCTATCGTTTTCTCCAATTGCAACGTTCAAGTGAGTTTGGGTTGTACGATATCCTAGGATTAGGTAAAAAGAAAATCGCTCTTGTATCTTTCTTTGAACTTGTGTTAAGCTATGTGGCTACAGTGATTATTGGTACAATCGTTGGTATTGCTTTTTCAAAATTCCTTTTCCTTATTTTCATAAATATGATTGGGGAAAATCAGTTTAATTTAGCGATTACTCCAGCTTCAATTCTGACAGTGGCTGCTATCTTCTTGCTTTTCTTCTTCCTACTCCTTATCATAGGAACGTTTATCATTTGGAAATCTTCAAGTTTAGACTTATTACGAGAAGCTTCTAAGGGAGAAAAAGAACCTAGATCAAATATCTTTATGGCGATGGTTGGTCTTATCTTACTTATTGTAGGGTATGGACTCGCAGTCAATGTTGACAACCCTGTTAAGGCCTTGTCTACCTTCTTCACCGCAGTCTTAGCAGTTATTCTCGGAACTTATTTCTTCTATATCAGTTTCACTGTATGGTATTTAAAATGGCGTAAAAAACGTAATTCATACTATAAACCACAAAACTTTATCACAATCAGTTCAATGCTTTACCGCATGAAAGCTAATGCGGTTGGTTTGGCTAATATTACTATTCTCTTGTCAATGACTTTAGTAACACTTGTTGTTACTGTGGGTATCTTCTTAGGTAGCACACAGTCAGTTGAGCGCTCTTATCCAAAAGAAGGGCAATATACTCTGTATACACAAGAAAAAACTGGCGATCAGATGATTCAGACTTTAGAAGAAAAAGCGAAACAAGCAGGCGTGGATATCTCAAATGTTTCAACGGCTTTGAGTGCTGATGGTTTACTTGCAAATGGTCAAAAAGAAGGGGCAAATTCTTTAAAGATTGCTCCAATGGCTGATCCCAAAACGGGAATCCAGTTTTCACTGACAACGATGCAAACTTTGAAAAATCTAGGTGAAAAGGTTGATGAAATATTTGGCAATCAAATTAACGTCTTGGATTATTTTGGCGCTCATCCAGCTTTAAAAGAGCTTAACTGGTTTGGGACAAAATATGAAGTCAAAAGTATTATGGCGAATAATGATTTGACAAAGTATCCAATCATGATGAACATTATGAACCCAACGCTCATTATTTTCCCAAATGATCAAGAGTTACTTCAAGCGCTGAACACTTTTAACACAGCAAGTGGCAATGATGGTCAAGATTACCAAATAAGTCCAGCTGTAACTGTTAACTTTGATATTCAAGAAAAAGATCAAGACAAACTTGTAAAAGCATTTGGAGACGGAGAACACCTTCTTAGCTTCCGTACTGTTGAGTTGAAAGAAGTCAAAACAGGCATTGGTGCCTTTGTCTTCATCGGTTTAGTGCTTGGTATTAGCTTTATTCTCGGCGCTGCCTTGATTATCTATTACAAACAACTTTCAGAAGGTGTGCAAGATAAACGCTCATTCAAAATCCTTCAAGAAGTTGGACTTTCCAAAGAACAAGTTGCTAAAACAATCAAATCACAAGTAAGTATGATTTTCTTATTGCCAATCGCAATGACAATTATTCATTTCAGCTTTGCTTATATCATGATTAGCAAGATTATTCAGGTCTTTGGTATCATGGATAGCCAGTTGATTCTCTGGGTAAGTTTGGGAACAATCGCAGGTTTAGCCTTTGTTTACTGGCTTATTTATAAAGGAACAAGTCGCGTTTATTACAATATTGTGGAGAAAAAATAA